A genomic segment from Polyangium mundeleinium encodes:
- a CDS encoding ribonuclease E inhibitor RraB yields MMSYPNDADGAALRRLADRCDMSEPMDIDFVVSVPDQAAGEELARLVTKRGYTPSVEFDEEAEEWTCYCAKRMVPTYEAVVAAQQELDELGAEVGGYSDGWGTFGD; encoded by the coding sequence ATGATGAGTTACCCCAACGATGCCGATGGCGCTGCCCTGCGTCGCCTGGCGGACCGATGCGACATGTCGGAGCCGATGGATATCGACTTCGTCGTATCTGTCCCGGATCAAGCTGCGGGCGAGGAATTGGCGCGGTTGGTGACGAAGCGTGGCTATACTCCGTCGGTCGAGTTCGACGAAGAGGCTGAGGAATGGACCTGCTATTGCGCCAAACGGATGGTTCCCACCTACGAAGCGGTCGTTGCCGCGCAGCAGGAGCTCGATGAACTGGGAGCAGAGGTGGGGGGGTACTCCGATGGATGGGGGACATTCGGAGACTGA
- a CDS encoding NADP-dependent oxidoreductase codes for MTEVNRSWRLAARPEGMIKDSDFTWHEEPLPAELGPGQILVETLYLSVDPTQRIWIERDSYLPAVAIGEVVRAGGVARVLRSSLPGFSPGDLVFGMTGWQTHAVIEPSIRGPRKLPEGVSPTMAVSLLGLTGLTAYFGLLDVGQPKEGETVVVSGAAGATGNAAGQIAKIKGCRVVGIAGGPQKCAWIKDELGFDAAIDYKSEDVQKRLGELCPNGIDVYFDNVGGSILEAALTHLAMRGRVVLCGSIGDYNHATGSTGPRNLMNLVMKRGRMEGFLVSDYAARFGEAIGDLARWAAEGRIKDRVDVVEGLENAPAALRRLFTGANTGKQLIKVAAG; via the coding sequence ATGACTGAAGTGAACCGTTCCTGGCGGCTTGCCGCGCGCCCCGAGGGGATGATCAAGGACAGCGATTTCACCTGGCACGAGGAGCCTTTGCCGGCAGAGCTCGGGCCGGGGCAGATCCTCGTCGAGACGCTGTATCTCTCGGTGGATCCGACGCAGCGGATCTGGATCGAGCGCGACTCGTACCTGCCGGCGGTGGCGATCGGCGAGGTGGTGCGCGCGGGCGGCGTCGCGCGCGTGCTCCGTTCGAGCCTGCCCGGCTTCTCGCCGGGGGATCTCGTGTTCGGGATGACGGGGTGGCAAACCCACGCCGTGATCGAGCCCTCGATCCGGGGCCCGCGGAAGCTGCCGGAGGGCGTGTCGCCGACGATGGCGGTCTCGCTCCTGGGGCTGACGGGGCTCACCGCGTATTTCGGGCTGCTCGACGTGGGGCAACCGAAGGAAGGGGAGACCGTCGTCGTCTCGGGCGCGGCGGGCGCGACGGGCAATGCGGCGGGGCAGATCGCGAAGATCAAGGGGTGCCGGGTCGTGGGGATCGCGGGTGGCCCGCAGAAGTGCGCGTGGATCAAGGACGAGCTCGGGTTCGACGCGGCGATCGATTACAAGTCCGAGGACGTGCAGAAGCGGCTGGGCGAGCTCTGCCCGAACGGCATCGACGTGTACTTCGACAACGTCGGCGGCTCGATCCTGGAGGCGGCGCTCACGCACCTCGCCATGCGCGGGCGGGTCGTGCTCTGCGGCTCGATCGGCGATTACAACCATGCGACGGGCTCGACCGGGCCGAGGAACCTCATGAACCTCGTCATGAAGCGCGGCCGCATGGAGGGCTTCCTCGTGAGCGACTACGCGGCGCGGTTCGGCGAAGCCATCGGCGACCTCGCGCGGTGGGCGGCCGAAGGGCGCATCAAGGATCGCGTCGACGTCGTGGAGGGCCTCGAGAACGCGCCCGCCGCGCTCCGGCGCCTCTTCACCGGGGCGAACACCGGCAAACAGCTCATCAAGGTGGCGGCGGGCTGA
- a CDS encoding efflux RND transporter periplasmic adaptor subunit, whose amino-acid sequence MTSPRTNEPTGGDPEVLKVVARGKRRRLPWVLLAAVLVAGGGGGFYVWKKKTAAAAEGTKYQSQKVERGDLRVTVTATGTLKARNTVEVGAEITGRVLEVHVNFNDKVTKGQILAEIDTEQYTARIEEATAQLASANASLMNARTTASENKLKLTRAEGMLAQGLAPAQDVEAAQANYKRAEAQVASSSSQVTLAQASLKVAKTNLSKAVIRSPIDGVVLNRAVEPGQTVTSGMQTPVLFVLAADLGQLQLNVQVDEADVGSVKEGQEASFTVDAYAQQSFVSKVLAVKNMPTTGTTVVTYEAWLSVDNTKGLLRPGMTATATVVVDERKNVLLVSNAALRFNPNRKTTSTQQQGISVNQFLPTGGRPGMGQQKRPTGTGTGTGAPREPALWLPTGGEPRRVKVEVGATDGIRTEIRAEEISEGTDVVVSMVEAPRG is encoded by the coding sequence ATGACATCTCCTCGAACCAACGAGCCGACCGGCGGGGATCCCGAGGTCCTCAAGGTCGTCGCGCGGGGCAAACGGCGGCGGCTCCCGTGGGTGCTGCTCGCCGCCGTCCTCGTCGCCGGCGGCGGGGGCGGCTTTTATGTGTGGAAGAAGAAGACCGCCGCCGCCGCGGAAGGCACGAAGTACCAGTCGCAGAAGGTCGAGCGCGGCGACCTCCGGGTGACCGTCACCGCCACCGGCACGCTGAAGGCGCGCAACACCGTGGAGGTCGGCGCGGAGATCACGGGCCGCGTCCTCGAAGTCCACGTCAATTTCAACGACAAGGTCACGAAGGGCCAGATCCTCGCCGAGATCGACACGGAGCAATACACGGCCAGGATCGAGGAGGCGACGGCGCAGCTCGCCTCGGCCAACGCCTCGCTCATGAACGCGCGCACCACGGCGAGCGAGAACAAGCTGAAGCTCACGCGGGCCGAGGGGATGCTGGCGCAGGGGCTCGCGCCGGCGCAGGACGTCGAGGCCGCGCAGGCGAACTACAAGCGCGCCGAGGCGCAGGTGGCGTCGTCGTCCTCGCAGGTGACGCTCGCACAGGCGTCGCTCAAGGTCGCGAAGACGAACCTTTCGAAGGCGGTCATTCGTTCGCCGATCGACGGGGTGGTGCTGAACCGCGCGGTCGAGCCGGGCCAGACGGTCACCTCGGGCATGCAGACGCCGGTGCTCTTCGTGCTCGCGGCGGACCTCGGTCAGCTCCAGCTCAACGTGCAGGTCGACGAGGCCGACGTGGGCTCGGTGAAAGAGGGGCAGGAGGCGAGCTTCACGGTCGACGCGTACGCGCAGCAATCGTTCGTGTCGAAGGTGCTCGCCGTGAAGAACATGCCGACGACGGGGACGACCGTGGTCACGTACGAGGCGTGGCTCTCGGTCGACAACACGAAGGGATTGCTCCGCCCCGGCATGACGGCGACGGCGACGGTCGTGGTCGACGAGCGCAAGAACGTGCTCCTCGTCTCGAATGCGGCCTTGCGGTTCAACCCGAACCGGAAGACGACGAGCACGCAGCAGCAGGGCATCTCGGTGAACCAGTTCTTGCCGACGGGGGGCCGGCCGGGGATGGGACAGCAAAAGCGCCCGACGGGCACGGGCACGGGCACGGGCGCGCCGCGTGAGCCGGCGCTCTGGCTGCCGACGGGCGGTGAGCCTCGCCGCGTGAAGGTGGAGGTCGGCGCGACGGACGGCATTCGCACGGAGATCCGCGCGGAGGAGATCTCCGAGGGGACCGACGTCGTGGTCAGCATGGTCGAGGCGCCGCGTGGCTGA
- a CDS encoding ABC transporter permease, translating to MDDKLDLGQAYAPPAAPPPVAPVPGVISPYDRIVRFAFPVGAGIGLVFGCVVYLRSAYALGFFNAQKNTPWITCVIVLREMGPACAMLAVYLTAVILLHRAGRRASGPLEVDHARVLLVLGTLPPLTVVTAPFCVLGALLVWLAQSSGTTSEFLHPFLNRG from the coding sequence ATGGACGACAAACTCGACCTCGGCCAGGCGTACGCGCCGCCCGCCGCGCCGCCGCCCGTCGCGCCTGTCCCCGGCGTGATCTCGCCCTACGACAGGATCGTGAGATTCGCTTTCCCGGTCGGCGCCGGGATCGGGCTGGTCTTTGGCTGCGTGGTGTATCTCCGGTCCGCCTACGCGCTGGGCTTCTTCAATGCGCAGAAGAACACCCCGTGGATCACATGCGTCATCGTGCTCCGCGAGATGGGCCCCGCCTGCGCCATGCTCGCCGTATACCTCACGGCGGTCATCCTCCTCCATCGCGCGGGGCGCAGGGCGAGCGGACCCCTCGAGGTCGATCACGCGCGTGTGCTCCTCGTCCTGGGGACGCTCCCACCCCTCACGGTCGTCACGGCTCCGTTCTGCGTCCTTGGCGCCCTGCTGGTGTGGCTGGCACAATCGTCGGGGACGACGAGCGAATTTTTGCATCCATTCCTGAATCGGGGGTGA
- a CDS encoding cytochrome P450, with translation MQRVPGLPLPPALTLPPFLYRPFPFLEAMAKRYPDAFTMRFPANPKPAVVFHHPDAAKEIFALGPDDAHAGQVNAVLGPILGKASLLLLDGKEHLRQRKLLMPPLHGERMASYGARMVALTEASIAGWPARERFPVHERLQAITLDVILRVVFGIGEGELFHRLRERLVEILELTTNPIFLVPMFQRDLGPLTRWNSLVRALHKADEMLYGEIRRRRTSGERGDDILSLLLDARDEAGEPMSDGELRDELMTLLAAGHETTATALSWGLRWILASKSLVARLVRELETEGALPDLAPERIARCALLDATARETLRLQPVVLMVGRLLQRPMRIGGYDLEAGTPALVSIYLIHRRPDLYPDPTRFDPDRFLRQRFAPHEWLPFGGGIRRCIGMAFALYEMKMILATILARTELRLPRFGKVHEVRRGVTIAPSRGMPLVMERRDSSRIHDRKDRS, from the coding sequence ATGCAGCGCGTGCCCGGACTCCCCCTGCCCCCGGCCCTCACCCTCCCGCCGTTCCTCTACCGCCCGTTCCCCTTCCTCGAGGCCATGGCCAAGCGGTACCCGGACGCCTTCACGATGCGGTTTCCGGCCAATCCCAAGCCCGCGGTGGTCTTCCACCACCCCGACGCCGCGAAGGAGATTTTTGCGCTCGGCCCGGACGACGCGCACGCGGGGCAGGTCAACGCGGTGCTCGGGCCGATCCTCGGAAAAGCCTCGCTCCTCCTGCTCGACGGCAAGGAGCACCTGCGCCAGCGCAAGCTGCTCATGCCGCCCCTGCACGGCGAGCGCATGGCATCCTACGGCGCGCGCATGGTCGCCCTCACCGAGGCCTCGATCGCCGGCTGGCCCGCGCGCGAGCGTTTCCCGGTGCACGAGCGCCTGCAGGCGATCACGCTCGACGTCATCTTGCGCGTCGTCTTCGGCATCGGCGAGGGCGAGCTGTTCCACCGGTTGCGCGAGCGGCTCGTGGAGATCCTCGAGCTCACGACGAACCCGATCTTCCTCGTGCCCATGTTCCAGCGGGACCTCGGCCCCCTCACGCGCTGGAACAGCCTGGTCCGGGCCCTCCACAAGGCCGACGAGATGCTCTATGGGGAGATCCGGCGCCGCCGGACCTCGGGCGAGCGTGGGGACGACATCCTCTCGCTCCTGCTCGACGCGCGCGACGAGGCGGGCGAGCCCATGAGCGACGGCGAGCTGCGCGACGAGCTCATGACCCTGCTCGCCGCCGGCCACGAGACCACGGCGACCGCGCTCTCGTGGGGGCTGCGGTGGATCCTCGCCTCGAAGAGCCTGGTCGCCCGCCTCGTCCGCGAGCTCGAAACGGAGGGCGCATTGCCGGATCTCGCGCCCGAGCGCATCGCCCGCTGCGCGCTGCTCGACGCGACGGCGCGGGAGACGTTGCGCTTGCAGCCCGTGGTCCTGATGGTCGGGAGGCTCCTCCAGCGGCCCATGCGCATCGGCGGCTATGATCTCGAAGCCGGCACGCCTGCGCTCGTATCGATTTACCTCATTCATCGAAGGCCCGACCTTTACCCGGATCCGACGCGCTTCGATCCGGACCGCTTTTTGCGCCAGCGATTCGCGCCTCACGAGTGGCTCCCCTTCGGCGGCGGCATTCGCCGCTGCATCGGCATGGCGTTCGCGCTCTATGAAATGAAGATGATCCTCGCCACGATCCTCGCGCGCACGGAGCTGCGCCTGCCGCGCTTCGGCAAGGTGCACGAGGTGCGTCGCGGGGTGACGATCGCGCCTTCCCGCGGGATGCCGCTCGTCATGGAGCGGCGCGACTCAAGCCGGATCCACGATCGAAAAGACCGCTCGTAG